From one Formosa sediminum genomic stretch:
- a CDS encoding alpha/beta hydrolase: protein MKPIKSLIILLLIAVTSYSCTSDSNSSENDFTDLEASVKFNVSYGDNEFQTYDLYLPENRDVDTKTLILVHGGGWTSGDKSDMDAFVELIQNDLPDVAILNMNYRLVDNATEAYPTQINDISSVVNHLNANLETYQISSDFGFIGTSAGAHLALLWSYAFNDLNQAKMVCSIVGPTNFTDPEYIEQIDSEELQALIELYGLDLTTTFLEQVSPYLQVTEDAPATILFYGGKDPLVPASQGSDLQDKLEALGVMHEYTLYPEEGHGWDGLELLDTWSKLKRFITENLD, encoded by the coding sequence ATGAAACCAATTAAATCCTTAATCATACTACTATTAATTGCCGTTACGAGCTACTCTTGTACATCGGACTCCAATTCTAGTGAAAATGATTTTACAGATTTAGAAGCTTCTGTTAAATTTAACGTGTCTTATGGCGATAATGAGTTTCAAACTTACGACTTATATTTACCCGAAAATCGAGATGTTGATACCAAAACTTTAATTTTAGTACATGGCGGGGGTTGGACGTCGGGAGATAAAAGCGACATGGATGCCTTTGTTGAATTAATCCAGAACGATTTACCTGATGTCGCCATCTTGAATATGAATTATCGTTTAGTAGATAATGCTACTGAAGCTTACCCGACACAAATTAACGACATAAGTTCTGTCGTAAACCATTTAAATGCTAATTTAGAAACCTACCAAATCTCAAGCGATTTCGGTTTTATAGGAACTAGTGCTGGTGCACACTTAGCTCTACTTTGGAGCTATGCCTTTAACGATTTAAATCAAGCCAAAATGGTATGCAGCATAGTAGGCCCAACAAATTTTACAGATCCTGAATATATAGAACAGATTGATTCTGAAGAACTTCAAGCATTAATAGAATTATACGGATTAGATCTAACTACTACATTTTTAGAACAAGTAAGTCCATACCTCCAAGTCACAGAAGATGCTCCTGCAACAATTCTATTTTATGGAGGTAAAGATCCATTGGTTCCCGCCTCTCAGGGTAGCGATTTACAAGACAAGCTTGAAGCCTTAGGTGTTATGCACGAATACACGCTATACCCAGAAGAAGGTCATGGTTGGGACGGATTAGAACTCCTAGACACTTGGTCTAAATTAAAAAGATTTATCACCGAAAATTTAGATTAA
- a CDS encoding ATP-dependent helicase, whose translation MEKYLSQLNEAQLAPTIQKDGPMIVIAGAGSGKTRVLTYRIAYLMHQGIDPFNILSLTFTNKAAREMKERIASIVGQSEAKNLWMGTFHSVFAKILRIEADKLGYPANFTIYDAQDSQRLISSIIKEMGLDKDLYKYKSVFSRISSYKNSLITVRAYFQNPELIEADTMARRPRLGDIYKEYVERCFKSGAMDFDDLLLKTNELLTRFPEVLAKYQDRFRYILVDEYQDTNHSQYLIVRALSDRFQNICVVGDDAQSIYAFRGANINNILNFQKDYDNVKLFRLEQNYRSTKNIVNAANSIIDKNETKLDKVVWTANDEGGKIKVNRSMTDGEEGRYVASTIFETKMNEQLKHSDFAILYRTNAQSRSMEDALRKRDIPYRIYGGLSFYQRKEIKDILSYLRIIINPSDEEALKRVINFPPRGIGQTTIDKLIIAANGYKRSIFEVMKHIDKTDVKINSGTKNKLKDFVTMVESFQVMNQNVNAFELAEHVTKTTGLIKEFNKDTTPEGVAKVENIEELINGIKDFVEEQKEIADTTGSLTEFLEDVALATDLDNDNGEDDRVALMTIHLAKGLEFPYVFIVGLEEDLFPSAMSMNTRSELEEERRLFYVALTRAEKQAYLTYALSRYRWGKLVDSDPSRFIQEIDEQYLDILTPIEERRMNPMLDANIFGDADTPTPGNIRFKPAKQLPIQKKGSPKLQGPAKVQISTPKKLTPVSQTNAASGEANLFDNKLTAGNIVKHLRFGKGEVLKIEGVGADTKAEIKFENGGNKKLLLRFAKLEVIG comes from the coding sequence TTGGAGAAGTATTTAAGTCAGTTAAATGAAGCACAGTTAGCACCAACCATTCAAAAAGACGGCCCTATGATAGTTATAGCAGGGGCCGGTTCTGGAAAAACACGTGTGTTAACTTATAGAATAGCCTATTTAATGCATCAGGGTATAGACCCTTTTAATATTTTATCGTTAACCTTTACCAATAAAGCGGCTCGCGAAATGAAAGAGCGTATTGCTTCTATAGTTGGCCAAAGTGAAGCTAAAAACCTGTGGATGGGAACATTTCACTCGGTTTTTGCTAAAATTTTAAGAATTGAAGCCGATAAATTAGGATATCCTGCAAATTTTACGATTTATGATGCACAAGACTCTCAGCGTTTAATTTCATCTATTATTAAAGAAATGGGATTAGATAAGGATTTGTATAAATATAAATCTGTGTTTTCTAGAATTTCTTCATACAAAAACAGCTTAATCACGGTTCGTGCCTATTTTCAAAATCCAGAATTGATTGAAGCCGATACAATGGCTAGACGTCCACGTTTAGGCGATATTTACAAAGAATATGTAGAGCGTTGTTTTAAATCTGGCGCCATGGATTTTGATGATTTATTATTAAAAACAAATGAACTTTTAACACGCTTTCCAGAAGTATTAGCTAAATATCAAGACCGTTTTAGATATATTTTGGTAGATGAGTATCAAGATACTAACCATTCACAGTATTTAATAGTAAGAGCATTGTCTGATCGTTTTCAAAATATTTGTGTCGTTGGAGACGATGCTCAGAGTATTTATGCCTTTCGTGGTGCAAATATCAATAATATTTTAAATTTCCAAAAAGATTACGATAATGTAAAGTTGTTTCGTTTAGAACAAAATTATAGGTCGACTAAAAATATTGTAAATGCAGCCAATTCTATTATAGATAAAAATGAAACGAAATTAGATAAGGTTGTTTGGACAGCAAATGATGAAGGTGGAAAAATAAAAGTAAATCGTTCCATGACCGATGGGGAAGAAGGGCGTTATGTGGCGAGTACCATTTTTGAAACGAAGATGAATGAGCAACTTAAGCATTCAGATTTTGCCATTTTATATCGTACCAATGCACAATCCCGTTCAATGGAAGATGCTTTACGTAAACGTGATATACCCTATCGTATTTATGGCGGTTTATCATTTTATCAGCGTAAAGAGATCAAGGACATTTTATCGTATTTAAGAATTATTATAAATCCTTCGGACGAAGAAGCTTTAAAACGTGTCATTAATTTTCCGCCAAGAGGTATCGGTCAAACTACCATAGATAAGTTAATAATAGCTGCAAACGGCTATAAGCGTTCTATTTTTGAAGTGATGAAACACATCGATAAAACCGATGTGAAAATTAATTCGGGAACAAAAAATAAGCTTAAAGATTTTGTGACTATGGTAGAGAGTTTCCAAGTCATGAATCAGAATGTGAATGCATTTGAGTTGGCAGAGCATGTTACAAAAACTACAGGTTTAATAAAAGAATTTAATAAAGATACTACACCAGAAGGGGTTGCTAAAGTTGAAAATATAGAAGAACTTATAAATGGTATTAAAGATTTTGTTGAAGAGCAAAAAGAAATCGCAGATACCACAGGGTCTTTAACCGAATTTTTAGAAGATGTTGCGCTTGCAACCGATCTAGATAATGATAATGGAGAGGATGATCGGGTCGCTTTAATGACCATTCACTTGGCTAAAGGTTTAGAATTTCCATATGTTTTTATTGTTGGACTTGAGGAAGATTTATTTCCAAGTGCTATGAGTATGAATACCAGAAGCGAGTTGGAAGAAGAACGACGTTTGTTTTATGTAGCATTAACACGAGCAGAAAAACAAGCGTATTTAACCTATGCTTTATCTAGATACCGCTGGGGAAAATTAGTAGATTCTGACCCAAGCCGATTTATTCAGGAAATAGATGAGCAATACTTAGATATTCTTACTCCAATAGAAGAGCGCAGAATGAATCCAATGTTAGATGCTAACATTTTTGGAGATGCCGATACGCCAACTCCGGGGAATATTAGATTTAAGCCTGCTAAACAACTACCAATTCAGAAAAAAGGTTCGCCAAAATTACAAGGCCCTGCTAAAGTCCAAATTAGCACACCTAAAAAATTAACGCCAGTTAGTCAAACCAATGCCGCTTCTGGAGAGGCTAATTTATTTGATAATAAATTAACAGCAGGAAACATTGTTAAACACTTGCGTTTTGGAAAAGGTGAAGTCTTAAAAATAGAAGGTGTGGGAGCAGATACTAAAGCCGAAATTAAATTTGAAAATGGTGGTAACAAGAAATTATTACTTCGATTTGCTAAATTGGAAGTTATCGGATAA
- a CDS encoding FMN-binding glutamate synthase family protein, protein MSLGDISWWMWIILLLIIIAIRDVFIQKRHTISHNFPIVGHLRFLLESIGPEMRQYFVANNREELPFNRIERGWIYASAKHENNYEGFGTDRDIYANQHMFINNAMLPFKPEGDHPNLKDNTFLPCAKVMGAHNKRKKPFRPASVINISAMSFGSLSAKAMESLNKGVKISGAFHNTGEGGLSPYHSHGGDVIFQIGTGYFGVRDDEGNFSIDKLVALTNKNPFIKAIEIKLSQGAKPGKGGVLPAAKITKEISNIRHVPIGKDVISPPGHSAFKDIPGLLEFIEKIADLTGLPVGVKAAIGKIEQWEELADLMIATGKGPDFITVDGGEGGTGAAPPSFADHVSLPWVYGFSELYKVFLKRNLTDRIVFIGNGRLGFPAKAAMAFAMGADCISVAREAMLSIGCIQAQVCHTNRCPSGVATQNKWLQNGIDPTLKSERLAQYFKTFSKEFIEVTHAAGYEHPCQFKMHDINVNVDDKNLTAKLDKTYKYEKAPVAFKSMKDLLDCPYLGGKANLN, encoded by the coding sequence ATGAGTTTAGGTGACATAAGTTGGTGGATGTGGATTATCCTTTTACTTATTATTATAGCAATTAGAGATGTTTTTATTCAAAAAAGACATACCATTAGTCATAACTTCCCTATTGTAGGTCACCTCAGGTTTCTTTTAGAGAGTATAGGTCCAGAAATGCGTCAGTATTTTGTTGCTAACAACCGTGAAGAACTGCCTTTTAACCGTATAGAACGGGGATGGATTTACGCTTCTGCAAAACATGAAAATAACTATGAAGGTTTTGGTACAGATCGCGATATTTATGCCAACCAGCATATGTTTATCAATAACGCCATGTTACCTTTTAAGCCGGAAGGAGATCATCCAAACTTAAAAGACAATACATTTTTACCATGTGCAAAAGTAATGGGTGCACACAACAAGAGAAAAAAACCTTTTAGACCAGCCTCTGTAATTAATATATCTGCTATGAGTTTTGGATCTCTATCTGCTAAAGCTATGGAGTCTTTAAACAAAGGGGTAAAAATATCTGGAGCTTTTCATAATACAGGAGAAGGCGGTTTGTCTCCTTACCATAGCCATGGTGGAGATGTTATTTTTCAAATCGGGACAGGCTATTTTGGAGTTCGTGACGATGAAGGAAATTTTTCTATAGATAAACTTGTGGCGTTAACAAACAAAAATCCATTTATAAAGGCTATTGAAATTAAATTATCTCAAGGAGCAAAACCAGGAAAAGGAGGTGTTTTACCCGCAGCAAAAATCACTAAAGAAATATCTAATATTAGACACGTACCAATTGGTAAAGATGTAATCTCTCCTCCTGGGCATTCTGCTTTTAAAGACATCCCTGGGCTCTTAGAGTTTATAGAAAAAATTGCTGATCTTACAGGTTTACCAGTAGGTGTTAAAGCTGCTATAGGAAAAATAGAACAATGGGAAGAACTTGCAGACCTAATGATTGCAACTGGTAAAGGTCCCGACTTTATAACTGTTGATGGTGGTGAAGGCGGTACTGGAGCTGCGCCTCCCAGTTTTGCAGATCACGTGTCTTTACCTTGGGTATATGGGTTTAGCGAACTATATAAAGTGTTTTTAAAACGAAACCTTACAGACCGAATTGTATTTATAGGTAATGGCCGCTTAGGATTCCCAGCAAAAGCAGCCATGGCTTTTGCTATGGGAGCAGACTGTATAAGTGTGGCCAGAGAAGCTATGTTAAGTATTGGATGCATACAAGCACAAGTTTGCCATACTAACCGATGCCCTAGTGGTGTTGCCACACAAAATAAATGGCTACAAAATGGTATAGACCCTACTTTAAAATCTGAACGTCTTGCCCAATATTTTAAAACGTTTAGTAAAGAATTTATAGAAGTTACACATGCAGCAGGTTACGAGCACCCTTGTCAATTTAAAATGCATGATATTAATGTAAATGTAGATGATAAAAATTTAACGGCTAAATTAGATAAAACCTATAAGTACGAAAAAGCTCCAGTAGCATTTAAAAGCATGAAAGACTTACTAGATTGTCCTTATTTAGGAGGAAAAGCCAATTTAAATTAA
- a CDS encoding DUF7935 family protein: protein MNPDTLVNLFLYTIPALITGLIAFYFFKEHTKNEDGRRRFLLKKEMQVNALPLRLQAYERMTLFLERITPSKLLIRVQPMSEDKNDYETLLISNIEQEFEHNLSQQIYISDECWSIILTAKNSTIQLVRKAAMSEKTDSANKLREVILSEMMEKRAPSDAALSFIKEEVSDMW, encoded by the coding sequence ATGAATCCAGACACTTTAGTTAACTTATTTTTATATACTATCCCCGCATTAATAACAGGATTAATTGCTTTTTATTTTTTTAAAGAACATACCAAAAATGAAGATGGCAGACGACGTTTTTTATTAAAAAAAGAAATGCAAGTAAATGCATTGCCTTTACGATTACAAGCTTACGAACGTATGACTTTATTTTTAGAACGTATTACACCGTCTAAATTATTAATTCGTGTACAACCAATGTCTGAGGATAAAAATGATTACGAAACCTTACTTATAAGTAATATTGAGCAGGAATTTGAACACAATTTATCACAACAAATCTACATTAGTGATGAATGTTGGAGCATTATTCTTACTGCAAAAAACTCAACTATTCAATTAGTTAGAAAAGCCGCAATGTCTGAAAAAACAGATAGTGCAAATAAACTACGTGAAGTAATTTTATCTGAAATGATGGAGAAACGTGCGCCTAGTGATGCAGCCTTGTCTTTTATAAAAGAAGAAGTAAGCGACATGTGGTAA
- a CDS encoding patatin-like phospholipase family protein, producing MRALVISGGGSKGAFAGGVAQYLIEQKKREYDIYLGTSTGSLLIPHLATGDLNKLYNIYTNVSQSDIFSVSPFVQHKKGDREYVSINYFNSVLQFIKRKRTFGESKSLKRNIKKNFTPTEFNLIRKIKSDVVVTVTNLSKGKVEYKSIQECTYDEFCEWIWISCNYIPFMSIATVNGYEYADGGYSCVVPIQEAINRGATEVDAVILESEQMQENKVLGQNPFSLMMNLFGHVVDQLEYHDIVIGKLTAIQKNVKLNLYYTPTQLTENSLIFSKPLMEKWWKQGFDYAKMKQFNGGTSLLNEKTT from the coding sequence ATGAGAGCATTAGTAATTTCTGGAGGTGGTAGCAAAGGTGCTTTTGCTGGTGGTGTAGCACAATATTTAATAGAACAAAAAAAGCGAGAATACGATATTTATCTAGGGACGTCTACTGGAAGTTTATTGATTCCGCATTTGGCAACAGGAGATTTAAATAAATTATATAATATTTATACAAATGTTTCTCAAAGCGATATCTTTAGTGTTAGTCCTTTTGTACAACATAAAAAAGGAGATCGTGAGTATGTCTCAATCAATTATTTTAATTCAGTACTTCAGTTTATAAAACGTAAACGTACGTTTGGTGAAAGCAAATCCCTAAAGCGTAATATTAAAAAAAATTTTACACCAACAGAATTTAATCTTATAAGGAAAATAAAATCTGATGTTGTCGTTACAGTTACAAACCTTTCTAAAGGCAAAGTTGAATATAAATCGATACAAGAGTGTACGTATGATGAGTTTTGTGAGTGGATTTGGATTTCTTGTAATTATATTCCTTTTATGTCTATTGCTACGGTAAATGGATATGAATATGCAGATGGGGGATATTCCTGTGTTGTGCCTATACAAGAAGCGATAAATAGAGGGGCAACAGAGGTTGATGCAGTGATTTTAGAGTCTGAGCAAATGCAAGAAAATAAAGTGTTAGGACAAAATCCCTTTTCGCTCATGATGAATTTGTTTGGGCATGTTGTAGACCAATTAGAATATCATGATATAGTGATTGGTAAATTAACTGCTATTCAGAAAAATGTAAAATTAAACTTATATTATACGCCTACACAATTAACCGAGAATTCCTTGATATTTAGTAAGCCTTTAATGGAAAAATGGTGGAAACAAGGTTTTGATTATGCTAAAATGAAACAATTTAATGGAGGCACCTCTCTCTTAAACGAAAAAACAACTTAA
- a CDS encoding M1 family metallopeptidase, with translation MKSFLYVFIAAFSSFLWGQQINLVDFKSITAEVSINPIQKEIYGDVTYIFDVLQPTDSIFIDAQRMDISKVMLNKQEIPFINDGKKIWLYSNFTRSDNNSIKLHYQANPKKAMYFIGWEYGGRSQVWTQGQGKYTSNWIPSFDDMNEKTTLDLRVNFRNNFQVIANGVLKEKVQTDSLTSWHYVSSKPMSNYLFALAIGKYKKQTLKSKHNIPLELYYYPEDSLKVEPTYRYSTQIFNALETEIGVPYPWENYKQIPVADFLYAGMENTSATIFSDAYMVDDIGFVDRNYVNVNAHELAHQWFGDLVTETSGTHHWLQEGFATYYALLAEREVFGSDYYNMRMYEYAQELLAQDKQGQSTTLLNPESSSTTFYKKGAWLLHALRAEIGNKAFKLAVKRYLNAHQYKNVSTNDFISEVKAVSGKNLDAFFDLWLQSNTFPLDYVLNSSNDAMRFYMNQLEELDCIVAHDTNFLLDSNRYYFEKQELLKKQPELITKDVMIKNGVEVRQTIAQELTTIPKALQDTYETFLDDKSYQTQEIALYNLWVNFPEKRTEYLQHTQDYIGFKSKNIRQLWLVLALSTPEFKPELSSKYLNELIQYTAPIYDFEVRDLALSYVDALQIYNEVTIANIMQATKHHNWRLSKKAKQMLEIIEQHPKYGIILKQLQQE, from the coding sequence ATGAAGTCTTTTTTATACGTTTTTATAGCTGCTTTTAGTAGCTTTTTATGGGGGCAGCAAATAAATCTAGTTGATTTTAAGTCGATTACTGCTGAGGTGTCTATTAATCCTATTCAGAAAGAAATTTATGGAGATGTAACCTATATTTTTGATGTTTTACAGCCTACAGATTCTATTTTTATAGATGCACAACGTATGGATATTTCTAAAGTTATGCTTAACAAGCAAGAAATACCATTTATAAACGATGGTAAAAAGATTTGGTTATACTCTAATTTTACTAGAAGTGATAATAATAGTATTAAACTACATTATCAGGCTAACCCCAAAAAAGCGATGTATTTTATAGGTTGGGAGTATGGAGGCCGATCTCAAGTTTGGACTCAAGGTCAAGGTAAATATACGAGTAATTGGATTCCTAGTTTTGATGATATGAACGAAAAAACAACCTTAGATTTAAGAGTCAATTTTCGTAATAATTTTCAAGTTATTGCAAACGGCGTATTAAAAGAAAAGGTGCAAACAGATTCTTTAACATCTTGGCATTATGTGTCTTCTAAGCCTATGAGTAATTATTTATTTGCCCTTGCCATTGGGAAATATAAGAAGCAAACACTTAAGTCTAAACATAATATTCCATTAGAATTATATTATTATCCAGAAGATTCTTTAAAAGTAGAACCAACATACAGATATAGTACGCAAATTTTTAATGCTTTGGAAACTGAAATTGGTGTGCCGTATCCTTGGGAAAATTACAAGCAAATTCCCGTCGCCGATTTTCTATATGCAGGGATGGAAAATACAAGTGCAACCATTTTTTCTGATGCGTATATGGTTGACGATATAGGTTTTGTAGACCGTAATTATGTTAATGTTAATGCGCATGAATTAGCGCATCAATGGTTTGGAGATTTGGTTACCGAAACCTCAGGAACTCACCATTGGTTACAAGAGGGTTTTGCTACATATTATGCTCTACTGGCAGAACGTGAGGTGTTTGGGAGTGATTATTATAATATGCGGATGTATGAATATGCTCAAGAATTACTAGCTCAGGATAAGCAAGGACAAAGTACGACATTGCTAAATCCAGAATCTTCAAGCACAACTTTTTATAAAAAAGGAGCTTGGTTGTTACATGCTTTACGTGCAGAAATAGGCAACAAAGCTTTTAAATTGGCTGTGAAACGTTATTTAAATGCACACCAATATAAGAATGTAAGCACTAACGATTTTATATCAGAAGTTAAAGCGGTGAGTGGTAAAAATTTAGATGCATTTTTCGATCTGTGGTTGCAGTCTAATACATTTCCTTTAGATTATGTTTTAAATTCATCTAATGATGCTATGCGTTTTTATATGAATCAGTTAGAAGAGTTAGATTGTATTGTAGCTCATGATACTAATTTTCTACTAGACTCTAATCGCTATTATTTTGAAAAACAAGAATTATTAAAAAAACAACCAGAATTGATTACTAAAGATGTAATGATTAAAAATGGGGTAGAAGTTAGACAAACTATAGCACAAGAGCTAACTACTATACCTAAAGCATTGCAGGACACTTATGAAACGTTTTTAGACGATAAATCTTATCAAACTCAAGAAATTGCATTGTATAATTTATGGGTGAATTTTCCAGAAAAACGTACAGAATATTTACAACACACTCAGGATTATATCGGTTTTAAATCTAAAAACATTAGACAATTATGGTTGGTTTTAGCATTGTCTACTCCAGAATTTAAACCCGAATTAAGTTCTAAGTATTTAAATGAATTAATTCAGTATACAGCACCAATTTATGATTTTGAAGTAAGGGATTTGGCGTTAAGTTATGTAGATGCTTTGCAAATTTATAACGAAGTTACAATTGCAAACATCATGCAGGCAACAAAACACCATAATTGGAGGCTAAGTAAAAAAGCAAAACAGATGTTGGAGATTATAGAACAACACCCTAAATATGGAATTATTTTAAAACAACTTCAGCAAGAATAA
- the recG gene encoding ATP-dependent DNA helicase RecG: MNSKLQTPIDYLKGVGPNRADLLRKELGIHTYQDLINLFPNRYLDRTQYYKITQLQRNNAEVQIIGRVVGLKEVAQGKSKRLVATFKDETGAMELVWFRGFKWLKESIKLNTDYVVFGKTNAFGSTFSMPHPEMELLIEHEKNLRSAMQPVYPSTEKLSNKGITNRVMSKIMQQLFLETHGKFEETLSVDLLSELKLISKSEALFNIHFPKNQELLARAQFRLKFEELFYIQLQLILKNLIHKSKIKGFPFDQVGEYFNTFFKQHLPFDLTNAQKRVIKEIRADLGSNAQMNRLLQGDVGSGKTIVALMSMLIALDNGFQACLMAPTEILSVQHYNGLLDLCKDLNISIKLLTGSTKTSDRRIIHEALENGELDILIGTHALLEDKVKFKNLGLAIIDEQHRFGVAQRSKLWRKNLTPPHILVMTATPIPRTLAMSVYGDLDISIIDELPPGRQPIKTVHRYDSNRLKVLRFVRDEIDKGRQVYIVYPLIQESENMDYKDLMDGYESIARDFPSPKYQISIVHGQMKPADKEFEMQRFIKGETQIMVATTVIEVGVNVPNASVMIIESAERFGLSQLHQLRGRVGRGAEQSFCILMTSHKLSNDSKTRLETMVKTSDGFEIAEVDLKLRGPGDIMGTQQSGVLNLKIADIVKDNDILKLARFHALKILKNDPRLVKPQHRPILFTYQQLAKYKNIWNYIS, translated from the coding sequence ATGAATTCCAAGCTTCAAACTCCAATTGATTATTTAAAAGGTGTCGGTCCAAATCGTGCAGATTTACTCCGTAAAGAACTTGGTATTCATACCTATCAAGATTTAATTAATCTGTTTCCAAACCGCTATTTAGACCGCACACAGTATTATAAAATCACCCAATTACAACGCAATAATGCAGAAGTTCAAATTATTGGTCGAGTGGTTGGCTTAAAAGAAGTTGCACAAGGAAAAAGCAAACGTTTAGTAGCTACTTTTAAAGATGAAACTGGAGCTATGGAGTTGGTTTGGTTTCGCGGATTTAAATGGTTAAAAGAGAGTATAAAGTTAAATACCGATTATGTTGTTTTTGGGAAAACAAATGCATTTGGTAGTACTTTTAGTATGCCACATCCAGAAATGGAGTTATTAATTGAGCATGAAAAAAACCTTAGGTCTGCCATGCAACCTGTATACCCTTCTACCGAAAAATTATCGAATAAAGGGATTACAAATCGTGTAATGAGCAAAATCATGCAGCAATTATTTCTTGAAACTCATGGCAAATTTGAAGAAACTTTATCTGTAGATTTACTTTCTGAACTCAAATTGATATCCAAATCTGAAGCACTCTTTAATATTCATTTCCCAAAAAATCAAGAGCTCTTAGCACGCGCACAATTTCGTTTAAAATTCGAGGAGTTATTTTACATTCAGTTGCAATTAATTCTGAAAAATTTAATTCATAAATCAAAAATAAAAGGCTTTCCTTTCGACCAAGTTGGCGAATATTTTAACACCTTCTTTAAACAGCATTTACCATTCGATTTAACCAACGCACAGAAACGCGTTATTAAAGAAATTCGTGCCGATTTAGGCAGTAATGCACAAATGAACCGGCTTTTACAAGGCGATGTGGGTTCAGGAAAGACTATAGTCGCCCTAATGTCAATGTTAATCGCACTTGACAACGGTTTTCAAGCGTGTTTAATGGCGCCTACTGAAATTTTGTCAGTCCAACATTATAACGGATTACTAGACCTGTGTAAGGATTTAAATATCAGCATAAAACTACTCACAGGATCAACTAAAACTTCAGATAGAAGAATCATTCACGAAGCACTTGAAAATGGCGAATTAGATATCCTAATTGGTACCCATGCACTCCTAGAAGATAAGGTAAAATTTAAAAATTTAGGCCTTGCTATTATAGACGAACAACACCGTTTTGGAGTTGCGCAAAGAAGTAAATTGTGGAGAAAAAACCTAACTCCTCCTCACATTTTAGTAATGACGGCAACGCCAATTCCGAGAACATTAGCCATGTCTGTTTATGGCGATTTAGATATCTCTATAATCGATGAATTACCGCCAGGTAGACAACCTATTAAAACAGTACATCGTTACGATTCTAACCGCCTAAAAGTATTACGTTTTGTAAGAGATGAAATAGATAAAGGCCGCCAAGTATATATTGTTTATCCGTTAATTCAAGAAAGCGAAAATATGGATTACAAAGACTTAATGGATGGTTATGAAAGTATCGCTCGAGATTTCCCTTCACCAAAATATCAAATTTCTATTGTACACGGACAAATGAAGCCAGCTGATAAAGAATTTGAAATGCAACGGTTTATAAAAGGAGAAACTCAAATTATGGTTGCTACCACGGTTATTGAAGTGGGTGTTAACGTCCCTAATGCATCTGTAATGATTATTGAAAGTGCCGAGCGTTTTGGGTTATCGCAACTCCATCAATTACGTGGTCGTGTAGGTCGTGGTGCCGAACAGAGTTTTTGTATTTTAATGACAAGTCACAAATTAAGCAACGATAGTAAAACACGGCTAGAAACCATGGTAAAAACCAGTGACGGTTTTGAAATTGCCGAAGTAGATTTAAAACTACGTGGTCCCGGAGATATTATGGGTACACAACAAAGTGGCGTTTTAAACTTAAAAATTGCCGATATTGTTAAAGACAACGACATTTTAAAATTAGCACGTTTTCACGCATTAAAAATATTAAAAAACGACCCTAGACTTGTTAAACCCCAACATCGTCCTATTTTATTTACTTATCAGCAATTAGCCAAATACAAAAACATTTGGAATTACATTAGCTAA